The following coding sequences lie in one Niabella agricola genomic window:
- the proC gene encoding pyrroline-5-carboxylate reductase has product MTTNKQQLYTMGSIAIIGGGNLGTAIAEGLIKSKFCKPEAITITKRNPATLKELEKRGVNVSADNTAAVKRSELVILAVKPFQVAAVIEGFKKQLTTKHTIVSVITGVSLSDLQEMVKKDLPVFRAMPNTAIAIQESITCISYANATEKEASYVVDMFNTLGKVALIDEKLMDAATVLGACGTAFALRYIRANIQAGIEIGFDAKTANLIAAQTAKGAAELLLKHGSHPEQEIDKVTTPKGCTIVGLNEMEHRGFSSSLIRGVIASYKKIAKD; this is encoded by the coding sequence ATGACTACGAATAAACAACAATTATATACAATGGGATCCATTGCAATTATCGGCGGCGGTAATCTTGGCACAGCTATCGCCGAAGGATTAATCAAAAGTAAATTCTGTAAGCCCGAAGCCATAACCATTACAAAAAGAAACCCGGCCACCCTGAAGGAACTGGAGAAAAGAGGTGTAAACGTAAGCGCTGACAATACTGCTGCCGTAAAGCGAAGCGAGCTGGTGATCCTGGCGGTGAAACCCTTCCAGGTGGCTGCTGTAATTGAAGGATTTAAAAAACAGCTAACGACAAAGCATACGATCGTTTCGGTTATTACCGGGGTATCCTTATCCGACCTGCAGGAGATGGTAAAAAAGGACCTGCCTGTGTTCCGCGCCATGCCCAATACAGCCATTGCCATCCAGGAAAGCATTACCTGTATCAGTTATGCCAATGCCACCGAAAAAGAAGCTTCCTACGTGGTAGATATGTTCAATACACTGGGCAAGGTAGCGCTGATCGATGAAAAACTGATGGACGCGGCTACAGTGCTGGGCGCCTGCGGAACGGCTTTTGCCCTGCGTTATATACGCGCCAATATACAGGCCGGCATCGAAATCGGGTTTGATGCGAAAACCGCCAACCTTATAGCCGCACAAACGGCCAAAGGAGCTGCCGAATTGTTGTTGAAGCACGGTAGCCACCCCGAACAGGAAATTGACAAAGTAACCACGCCCAAGGGCTGTACTATTGTGGGTCTGAATGAAATGGAGCACCGCGGCTTCAGCTCCTCGCTGATCCGTGGGGTCATTGCCAGCTATAAAAAGATTGCAAAAGATTAA